A portion of the Lolium rigidum isolate FL_2022 chromosome 1, APGP_CSIRO_Lrig_0.1, whole genome shotgun sequence genome contains these proteins:
- the LOC124674647 gene encoding protein JINGUBANG-like isoform X2, which yields MMSLNSEQGLNCQAISLSSQSSLQSFSPCHFQCISTLRGHSSYVSGLAVDGNSLYVASSDGHIKLWPLDMGTPAMQEEEQCGSDVAITDSPIKCLMATSDGLVSSHQDGKIRVWQAGRRNGESSHLALHSVLPTTADCLRTFLFPKNYVDVRRHRSRTWVHHVDAVTALAMSPDGAHMYSVSWDRSLKVWRLPSLRCVESIAPAHGDAINAVVVSSDGCVFTGSADRTVKTWRRHPGQKNLTLVATMERHRSAVNALAVGVDGLVLYSGSCDRSVVVWEGTAAGGMEVKCTLGGHTEAVLCLAAAGDVVCSGSADRTARVWRRGEEGVYSCLAVLDGHGAAVKSLALVLVGGDQGCSCNEKSRCTGCCALVCSGSLDCDVKIWRVT from the coding sequence ATGATGAGCCTGAACTCCGAACAAGGGCTTAACTGCCAAGCCATATCACTCTCATCACAATCAAGTCTTCAATCCTTCAGCCCATGCCACTTCCAGTGCATCTCCACACTCAGAGGCCACTCATCCTACGTCTCTGGCCTCGCCGTGGACGGCAACTCGCTCTACGTCGCCTCGTCGGACGGGCACATCAAGCTGTGGCCACTGGACATGGGCACGCCGGCcatgcaggaggaggagcagtgcGGTTCTGATGTTGCGATCACCGACAGCCCCATAAAGTGCCTCATGGCCACCAGCGATGGTCTTGTCAGCTCCCATCAGGACGGCAAGATCAGGGTGTGGCAGGCCGGCCGGCGGAACGGCGAGAGCAGCCACCTTGCCTTGCACAGCGTGCTGCCGACCACCGCGGACTGCCTGCGGACGTTCCTGTTCCCCAAGAACTACGTCGACGTCCGGCGGCACAGGAGCCGAACCTGGGTGCACCACGTGGACGCGGTCACCGCGCTCGCGATGTCCCCGGATGGCGCGCACATGTACTCCGTGTCCTGGGACCGGAGCCTCAAGGTGTGGCGCCTGCCCAGTCTCCGCTGCGTGGAGTCCATCGCTCCGGCCCATGGCGATGCCATCAACGCCGTCGTCGTGTCGTCCGACGGCTGCGTCTTCACCGGGTCGGCAGACAGGACGGTCAAGACGTGGAGGCGCCACCCGGGGCAGAAGAACCTCACGCTGGTTGCCACCATGGAGCGGCACAGGTCGGCGGTGAATGCGCTGGCGGTAGGCGTCGACGGGCTGGTGCTATACTCCGGCTCGTGCGACCGGTCCGTCGTCGTGTGGGAGGGCACCGcggcgggcggcatggaggtgaaGTGCACACTCGGTGGGCATACTGAGGCAGTGCTGTGCCTGGCGGCCGCCGGGGACGTGGTGTGCAGTGGGTCGGCAGACAGGACGGCGAGGGTGTGGCGGCGTGGAGAGGAGGGCGTGTACTCCTGCTTGGCCGTCCTGGacggccatggcgcggccgtGAAAAGCCTGGCATTGGTGTTGGTTGGAGGCGATCAGGGCTGCTCTTGCAACGAGAAGTCTCGTTGTACTGGCTGCTGTGCTCTGGTTTGTAGTGGCTCGTTGGACTGTGATGTGAAGATTTGGAGGGTGACATGA
- the LOC124674647 gene encoding protein JINGUBANG-like isoform X1: MLGTAKPSKSMMSLNSEQGLNCQAISLSSQSSLQSFSPCHFQCISTLRGHSSYVSGLAVDGNSLYVASSDGHIKLWPLDMGTPAMQEEEQCGSDVAITDSPIKCLMATSDGLVSSHQDGKIRVWQAGRRNGESSHLALHSVLPTTADCLRTFLFPKNYVDVRRHRSRTWVHHVDAVTALAMSPDGAHMYSVSWDRSLKVWRLPSLRCVESIAPAHGDAINAVVVSSDGCVFTGSADRTVKTWRRHPGQKNLTLVATMERHRSAVNALAVGVDGLVLYSGSCDRSVVVWEGTAAGGMEVKCTLGGHTEAVLCLAAAGDVVCSGSADRTARVWRRGEEGVYSCLAVLDGHGAAVKSLALVLVGGDQGCSCNEKSRCTGCCALVCSGSLDCDVKIWRVT; this comes from the exons ATGTTAG GAACAGCAAAGCCAAGTAAGTCCATGATGAGCCTGAACTCCGAACAAGGGCTTAACTGCCAAGCCATATCACTCTCATCACAATCAAGTCTTCAATCCTTCAGCCCATGCCACTTCCAGTGCATCTCCACACTCAGAGGCCACTCATCCTACGTCTCTGGCCTCGCCGTGGACGGCAACTCGCTCTACGTCGCCTCGTCGGACGGGCACATCAAGCTGTGGCCACTGGACATGGGCACGCCGGCcatgcaggaggaggagcagtgcGGTTCTGATGTTGCGATCACCGACAGCCCCATAAAGTGCCTCATGGCCACCAGCGATGGTCTTGTCAGCTCCCATCAGGACGGCAAGATCAGGGTGTGGCAGGCCGGCCGGCGGAACGGCGAGAGCAGCCACCTTGCCTTGCACAGCGTGCTGCCGACCACCGCGGACTGCCTGCGGACGTTCCTGTTCCCCAAGAACTACGTCGACGTCCGGCGGCACAGGAGCCGAACCTGGGTGCACCACGTGGACGCGGTCACCGCGCTCGCGATGTCCCCGGATGGCGCGCACATGTACTCCGTGTCCTGGGACCGGAGCCTCAAGGTGTGGCGCCTGCCCAGTCTCCGCTGCGTGGAGTCCATCGCTCCGGCCCATGGCGATGCCATCAACGCCGTCGTCGTGTCGTCCGACGGCTGCGTCTTCACCGGGTCGGCAGACAGGACGGTCAAGACGTGGAGGCGCCACCCGGGGCAGAAGAACCTCACGCTGGTTGCCACCATGGAGCGGCACAGGTCGGCGGTGAATGCGCTGGCGGTAGGCGTCGACGGGCTGGTGCTATACTCCGGCTCGTGCGACCGGTCCGTCGTCGTGTGGGAGGGCACCGcggcgggcggcatggaggtgaaGTGCACACTCGGTGGGCATACTGAGGCAGTGCTGTGCCTGGCGGCCGCCGGGGACGTGGTGTGCAGTGGGTCGGCAGACAGGACGGCGAGGGTGTGGCGGCGTGGAGAGGAGGGCGTGTACTCCTGCTTGGCCGTCCTGGacggccatggcgcggccgtGAAAAGCCTGGCATTGGTGTTGGTTGGAGGCGATCAGGGCTGCTCTTGCAACGAGAAGTCTCGTTGTACTGGCTGCTGTGCTCTGGTTTGTAGTGGCTCGTTGGACTGTGATGTGAAGATTTGGAGGGTGACATGA